DNA sequence from the Brachybacterium sp. P6-10-X1 genome:
ATCCAGTGATCGCCCGAGAGTGGCAGGGACGCCATGTGGTGACCGACTGATCTCCGCCCCGAGTTCTCACGTTTCACGAGAAACGTACCCGCACACGAGGAAAGGAGGTCCCTGCGGGGCGTACTTGCTGGATGCGAGGAGTTGGAAGGCAGCCAGCACTCGCCTCGCGCCCCATCACCGACCGATCCGCCGAGAGGTCCGCCGTGGAGGACCAGTCTCAACGGAGTCACTGATCCCAGGTCATGCGCGATCCGACAGCCCTCGGTGGACCAGAGTTTCACGTCGAACGATCGACCCGTGACCGCTGCTCACGACCAGGATGAGGCATCTCGGCAGCGACGCGGCGATACCCACGTAGGCATGCCGATCGAGGATCACCGTGCGTGGGGTGATGGCACGGCGCTGTGTCTCGGAGCGCCGTTCCCATCGGACGCGCCGAGACGACCGAAGCGGTTCCACGTGGATCATCCACAATGGTGTACACAGTGGTGGACAACGTCGCGTTCAGGATGCTGACCAGCATCGACACATCCAGCGGCACCGACGAGACGTCGTCAGGCTGTGGATGACAGTGCCGGCCAACGAGGACGCGGGGCGCGCGAGAACATGGACGATGGCGCGGGGTCATCACGAGGAAGAACAGCCGCAAGGATCGTAGCTGACGCAGTATGCTCTCGTGTCAGCACCCCGCACAGGAAGACTGTGTGTCCCACATCACATCCGGTGGGCGACGGTCCAGTTCCTCCCTACCAGTCCGTCCCCCACCAGTGCGGCCCCCCCCCCCCACCAGTGCGGCCCTCCACAGGTGCGACCCCACAGGTACGTCGACGTCGCCATCACGGAACTCTCCGTCCCCGGACGGGTAAGGCTCCCCGGAGTCGGCCGGACGGGGGTGTCCCCGGACAGAGAAGGGGGCCGGCGCGAACGCCGGCCCCCTGATCATTCACCCGGTGGGATCAGTCCTCGGACTCCTGAGCGGTACCCGGGGCGGGAGCATCCAACCCCATCGACTCGATCACGCGGTCGAGATCTTCGAGATTCGTGAACTCGAGAGTGATGCGTCCTTTGCGCTTGCCGACGTCGATGCGGACCGGGGTCTCCAAGCGGTTGGAGAGCCTGCTGGTGAGGTCGACGACGTGGGGGTCGTAGCTGCTGCGTCGGACCGTTCGGGCAGGCGCCTGCTGACCGCCGCGGGCCACGAGGCGTTCCACGGCGCGGACCGAGAGCCCCTCGGAGACGATGCGCTGGGCGAGTTCCTCCATCAGCGTCGGATCGTCGAGGGAGAGCAGGGCACGGGCATGTCCGGCGCTCAGGGCGCCGCTGGCGAGCCGGCGCTGAACGAGCGCGGGCAGGCGCAGCAGACGGAGCGTATTGGTGATCTGGGGGCGGGAGCGTCCGATCCGGTCGCCCAGCTCGTCCTGGGTGCACCCGAAATCGTCCAGCAGCTGCTGGTAGGCGTTGGCCTCCTCCAGCGGGTTGAGCTGGGTGCGATGGAGGTTCTCCAGCAGAGCGTCCCGCAGGAGGTCGTCGTCGCTGGTCTCCCGGATGATCGCGGGGATCGATGTGAGTTCGGCACGACGGGCGGCACGCCAGCGCCGCTCGCCCATCACCAGCTCGAAGGACTCGCCCTCCTCCGTGACGGGGATGGGGCGGACGACGACCGGCTGCAGCACGCCGACCTCGCGGAGGGAGAACGCGAGCTCGTCGAGTTCGTCGTCATCGAACATGGTGCGGGGATTGCGCGGGTTCTCCCGGACCTCGTGGATCGGAATCTCCGCGAACTCGGCGCCCGGGACGCTGAGGAGGCCGTTGCGGCTGCGCTCGGGCTCGCTCCCGGGCTCGGCAGCAGCATCCGGGCTCGCCCCGGCATCGACGCCGCCGTCAGCACCGGGTCCACCGTCGTCACCGTGGTCGGACATGGACCCCACGGACTCCTCCGGTGCGGCGTCGGACTGCGTGGCCTCCCCCCGATCCGGCTCCGTACCCCGCTGCGGCGGGTTCTCGGTCACCGATCGATCGGACGTCGTCGTGCTCGCGTCGACGACGGGCGACGTCGCCGGTCCCTGCACGGCCGTGGGTTCAACGGTCTGTGACGCGAGGTCCGGAGTCTCCTCCGGGGCCTCCGTGCGCCCGCTCGTCGATGTGCTGCTGGGGCGGGACGGACTCTTCGCGGTGCTCTTCGAGGTCGCCGAGCGCTTCGTCGTCGAGCCGGTGCGGGGCGCGTCCCCGCTCCCGGTGCTCCTCGCAGCATCCGTCCTCGCGGATCTCGGGGACGAGGACCTGTTTTTCGTCGTCGACGAGTTCTTCGTCGCCGATGATTTCCCCGCAGCCGCCGTCGACCGTGAGCTCGGAGCCGACGTCTTCGTCGGCGTCGTGGACGTCCAGGACGACTTCCCACCGCCGGACGTCGCCGTGTCGGACGCGGGGGCATCAGTCTTCGGACCACCGGATCTCTTCGCGGTGGCGGAACCGGTGGTCGATCGCTTCGCCGCGGTTCGTGCCGAGGTCGACGAGGACGTCGCTCCCACCTGGTCGTCATCCGACTCCGGGGAGGGGGAGGAGGCGCTGCGCGCGGAGGCCGTCCGACCTCGGCGCTGCGCGGCCGCGCGTGCCATGTCCCCGGCGAGGTCCGGTCGTCGGGCGCGTTCCCGCTGAGGACGATCGTCGTCCCGGGAAGCGCTCTCTCCGGAGAAGAACATGTCGACGGGGCGGTCGCTCGGCGTGGATTCCTCGTCGGCCGATTCCGGACGCACACGCGTGCGCAGCTCCTGCTCGGGAGCGGGGCCCGACCCCGCGCCCGGGATCAGGGCACCGAGTCCTCGTCCGAGTCCTCGCTTCTGCGTCATGGCCGTTGTCCTTCCGGAAAGTGTTCCACCAGGGGAGAAACCAGGAGCACGCGAGGCGTCGTCGCAGAGGTGCTCCGGGCTGGTGTCAGGGGGCGGGGCGGGTAGTCAGCTCGTGGGCGGCGGCCCGGTAGGCCAGGGCGCCGCTGGAACCGGAATCATAGGTCAGGACCGTCTGACCGTAGCTCGGTGCTTCGGAGATCCTCACGGAGCGGGGGATCGTCGTGGTGAGGGTCTGATCCGGGAAATGGTCCCGGACGTCCTGCGCGACCTGTGCGGCGAGCCTGGTTCGGGCGTCGTACATGGTCAGCATGATCGAGGAGACCACCAGCTCCGGGTTGAGGTGCTGGCGGATCAGCTCGATGTTGTTCAGCAGCAGGCTCAGGCCCTCCAGCGCGTAGTACTCGGCCTGGATGGGAATCAGCACCTCGCGAGCCGCGACCAGGGCGTTCACGGTCAGCAGGCCGAGGGAGGGCGGGCAGTCGACCAGCACGTAGTCCAGACGCGGCAATCCCTGCTCCTCGCGGAACTCGAAATAGTCCCGGAGAGCACCCCGCAGGCGGTTCTCACGGGCCACCAGGGACACCAGCTCGATCTCGGCACCGGAGAGGTGGATCGTGGCGGGAGCGCAGGACATGCGGTCCATGTCCGGGACGTCCTGGACCACGTCGGCGAGCGGAGTCGACTCGACCAGGACCTCGTACATGCTGGGGACCTCGGCGTGATGCTCGATGTTCAGCGCGGTCGAGGTGTTCCCCTGCGGATCCGCGTCGAGCACCAGCACGTGCAGACCACCCATGGACAGGGCGGCCGCCAGGTTCACGGCGGTGGACGTCTTGCCGACGCCGCCCTTCTGGTTCGCCACCGTGATCACTCGGGTCGCCTCGGGCGGGCGGAAATCCGCCGTCTCGAGCTGCTCCCGTCGCGCGTGGTCCCGGGTGAGCTCACGCATCAGCGGGGTGTCTTCCATCGCCCCGCGCCCCCGGGAGGAGTCGTCGCGCTGGTCAGCCACGTGTCACTCCCTTCCTGGTCGCCTGTGCTCGGCGACGCACGAGGACCACTGTAGTGGGAACCTCGACCTCGCCGACCCCGTACCGCTCGATGCGCGGATCACTCCCGCCGAGCTTCGTCAGCACTGTGCCCGCCTTGTCCACTTCGTCCGCCGCGGAGCCGCCTTTCAGCGCCAGCAGCTGTCCGTCCTCGGCGACCAGTGGAAGGGTCCAGCGGGCCAGCTTGTCCAACGCGGCCACCGCCCGGGCGGTCACCGCATCGAAGGTACGCCGCCCGTGCAGCTCCTCGGCGCGGGCGCGCACCACCTCGAGGCCCAGGCCGAGCTCGGCGTCGACCTCCTCCAGCCAGGTGGCGCGTCGCTGCATCGTCTCGATGAGCGTGACCTCCAGGTCCGGGCGTGCGATCGCGAGGACCACCCCGGGCAGGCCGGCGCCGGAGCCGACGTCGGCGAGGGTTCTCGCGGCCGGGTCGATCGCCTCGACCATCAGGGCGCAGTTGAGGACGTGCCGCTCCCACAGCCGCTCCACCTCGCGAGGGCCGATCAGACCGCGTTCGGGGCCCTGCTCGGCGAGCAGGGTGGTGAAGCGCTCGGCCAGCTCGAGGCGATCCGCGAACAGACGCTCGGCCGGCGGCCGCAGGGCATCGGGCAGAGGCAGCACGGGATGCCTCAGGAGGCCGGGTAGATGACGACGTGGCGGTTCTTGCCGTCCCCGTCGGACTCCGAGCGCAGCCCCTCGCGCTTGGCGACATCGTGGACGACCTTGCGCTCGAAGGGATTCATGGGCCGCAGCGGCACCGGCTCGCTGCCGTCCTTGGCCTCGGACACCGCCTTCTCGGCGAGATCCTCGAGGCTCTCCTTGTGCTCGGCCCGGAAACCGCCGATATCGAGCATCAGGCGGGAGCGGTTGCCGGTGCGGGTCTGCACGGCCAGGCGTGCGAGCTCCTGCAGCGCATCCAGCAGCTCCCCCTTGGGACGGTTGAGCCGTGCGAGACGGTCGGCGCCGGCGATCTCCACAGACGCCCGGTCGCCGTCCACGTCGATGTCGATGTCGCCGTCGAGGTCGGCGATGTCCAGCAGCTCCTCGAGGTAGTCGGCGGCGATGTCACCCTCCTCCTCGAGGCGCCGCATGCGGTCCTCCGCCGATTCGGCGGTCTCCGGAGCTCCATCCGTCTCGACGGAACCGTCGGTCGTCCCCGCGGACCCGTCGGCGTCCGGGGACTGCGGCGCCGACGCGCCCTCCGCGACGGCAGAGGTCGGCTGCTCGTCGGTCTCGTCGGTCGTGGGGCGATCGGACGTGGTCTCGTTCATTCGAATCCTCCGGGGAACATGCTCGGGATGTGAGAGGTGCGCCCCGGGAGCGTCGGCGCTCCCGGGGTGCGAGGTCACTTCTTGCGCTTCTTCTTCGCGCCCTTGTTCAGCGGCGAGGAACTCGAGGAGGGAGGCGGTTCAGGAGACTCCCCGGCCGCTTCCTGCGCCATGCGGCGCTCCTCGGCGGCCTTCTCCCGGGCGGCACGGGCACGCTCGAGCTTCTCCTGGTCCGACAGCTTCTTGCCGCCCTTGTTCTTCGCGGACGGCTGGATCCGGAGGTTCTGCTCCGGTTCGGGCTCCGGCTCCGCGGAGACCTTCTTGGGCGGGGTGAAGTCGAGCGGCTCGAGGCCCTTCCTCTCCCGCTTGGCGTTGATGCGCTCGTGGCGCTCCTTGGCCGCGTCCGAGCCCGGGGTCGGGGTGGCGCGGATGACGATGTACTGCTGGCAGAAGGTCCACACGTTGGTCGTCAGCCAGTAGATGAGCACACCGATCGGCATGCCCGGCCCCGTGATCACATAGATGAACGGGAGCATGTACAGCATCATCTTCTGCGTGTTCGCCATGGGGCCCTCGAGGGCCGCCTTCGGCATGTTCTTCATGGTCAGCGACTTCTGAGTGAAGAAGGTGACCGCGCACATGCAGGCGATGATGATGCCGGCGACGATCTTGGTGGTGATGCCTCCGTCGCCCGAGCTCAGGAAGCTGTCGGCGATGGTGACGTCGCCGAGGATCGTGGAGTGACTGGCGCTCTGGGCGAGTTCGGGGGTCAGGGGGCCGAAGCGGGTGCCGTCGGCGGCCTCCGGCAGCTTGTTGTACAGCACCCGGAACAGGCCGAAGAAGATCGGCATCTGCAGCAGCATCGGCAGACACGAGGAGAACGGGCTGGCCCCGGCCTCCTTGTAGATCGACATGGTCTCCTCCGCCATCTTCTGGCGGGAGGCCTGGTCGGTCTTGCCCTTGTACTTCTTCTGGACG
Encoded proteins:
- a CDS encoding ParB/RepB/Spo0J family partition protein is translated as MTENPPQRGTEPDRGEATQSDAAPEESVGSMSDHGDDGGPGADGGVDAGASPDAAAEPGSEPERSRNGLLSVPGAEFAEIPIHEVRENPRNPRTMFDDDELDELAFSLREVGVLQPVVVRPIPVTEEGESFELVMGERRWRAARRAELTSIPAIIRETSDDDLLRDALLENLHRTQLNPLEEANAYQQLLDDFGCTQDELGDRIGRSRPQITNTLRLLRLPALVQRRLASGALSAGHARALLSLDDPTLMEELAQRIVSEGLSVRAVERLVARGGQQAPARTVRRSSYDPHVVDLTSRLSNRLETPVRIDVGKRKGRITLEFTNLEDLDRVIESMGLDAPAPGTAQESED
- a CDS encoding ParA family protein, translated to MEDTPLMRELTRDHARREQLETADFRPPEATRVITVANQKGGVGKTSTAVNLAAALSMGGLHVLVLDADPQGNTSTALNIEHHAEVPSMYEVLVESTPLADVVQDVPDMDRMSCAPATIHLSGAEIELVSLVARENRLRGALRDYFEFREEQGLPRLDYVLVDCPPSLGLLTVNALVAAREVLIPIQAEYYALEGLSLLLNNIELIRQHLNPELVVSSIMLTMYDARTRLAAQVAQDVRDHFPDQTLTTTIPRSVRISEAPSYGQTVLTYDSGSSGALAYRAAAHELTTRPAP
- the rsmG gene encoding 16S rRNA (guanine(527)-N(7))-methyltransferase RsmG, which codes for MLPLPDALRPPAERLFADRLELAERFTTLLAEQGPERGLIGPREVERLWERHVLNCALMVEAIDPAARTLADVGSGAGLPGVVLAIARPDLEVTLIETMQRRATWLEEVDAELGLGLEVVRARAEELHGRRTFDAVTARAVAALDKLARWTLPLVAEDGQLLALKGGSAADEVDKAGTVLTKLGGSDPRIERYGVGEVEVPTTVVLVRRRAQATRKGVTRG
- a CDS encoding R3H domain-containing nucleic acid-binding protein, yielding MNETTSDRPTTDETDEQPTSAVAEGASAPQSPDADGSAGTTDGSVETDGAPETAESAEDRMRRLEEEGDIAADYLEELLDIADLDGDIDIDVDGDRASVEIAGADRLARLNRPKGELLDALQELARLAVQTRTGNRSRLMLDIGGFRAEHKESLEDLAEKAVSEAKDGSEPVPLRPMNPFERKVVHDVAKREGLRSESDGDGKNRHVVIYPAS
- the yidC gene encoding membrane protein insertase YidC; translated protein: MNPLYPIEWAVAWLMVKFHALLSTFMEPDSGLTWVLSIVGLTVVVRTLIIPLFVRQIRASRAMQMVSPELQAVQKKYKGKTDQASRQKMAEETMSIYKEAGASPFSSCLPMLLQMPIFFGLFRVLYNKLPEAADGTRFGPLTPELAQSASHSTILGDVTIADSFLSSGDGGITTKIVAGIIIACMCAVTFFTQKSLTMKNMPKAALEGPMANTQKMMLYMLPFIYVITGPGMPIGVLIYWLTTNVWTFCQQYIVIRATPTPGSDAAKERHERINAKRERKGLEPLDFTPPKKVSAEPEPEPEQNLRIQPSAKNKGGKKLSDQEKLERARAAREKAAEERRMAQEAAGESPEPPPSSSSSPLNKGAKKKRKK